The genomic interval GAATGACTTTCTCGATCTGTGTCCGAAGAATCGCGACATCGGCCGGCCATACCGTCGTTGTGGTGGTTATCAGGACGATCAGGAAAAGGCTCATACGGGTTTTCATAAGAAGCACAAAAGAATAATGCCTTTTTGTGCCTTTTGTGGCTATTCTCCCTCCCATGTCCATCCCGACTTTCCTTTTCGCAGCGTTTTTCCTGCTTCAAGCCCAATGGCGCGGTGTCGGTCCACAACCCTGCATAGGACCGCCGGACACCGGTAACTATAAATGTCCGGCCGCACCGGGACTCATTGCCGTTCGTGCCGGACGACTGTTCGACAGCAAGACCGGCCGGCTGCTGACAAAGCAGATCGTGCTCATCATGGGCGACCGGATCAGCGAAACAGGCCCGGAATCACAGGTCAAAATCCCGAGCGGCGCCCGCGTCATCGACCTCAGCCAGTCGACCGTCCTTCCGGGCCTCATCGACGCGCACACGCACATGTTCAATTCGCGCCGGCCTTCCGGATCGGGCGAAAACTCGATGCTGATCGCGATTTCGAATGCGCAAGCCGACCTCCGCGCCGGCTTCACCACTGCGCGCGACATGAGTTCGCATGCCAACGGATATGCCGATCTGCTGGTGCGTGACGCCATCAAGGAAGGACGCATTG from Terriglobia bacterium carries:
- a CDS encoding amidohydrolase family protein; amino-acid sequence: MSIPTFLFAAFFLLQAQWRGVGPQPCIGPPDTGNYKCPAAPGLIAVRAGRLFDSKTGRLLTKQIVLIMGDRISETGPESQVKIPSGARVIDLSQSTVLPGLIDAHTHMFNSRRPSGSGENSMLIAISNAQADLRAGFTTARDMSSHANGYADLLVRDAIKEGRI